A segment of the Odoribacter splanchnicus DSM 20712 genome:
CCGAATATCCCAATGTGTTTAATCCAGATGAGACCGGTCTGCAAGATGTTTTGTTTATGGGTGTTCACTCTTTTGGTGGATTGGGAGCATCCATGAAGGGCATGGCTGTGGGACGTAAACAGGGTTCGGCTCAATGGCATATATATGAATTCAGTAATGATGGACTATCTATTGGCGATAGAGCCCGTTGTTCCGGTTATTATACTTTTATGCCATCGGCTGGAGATGAGGATTCCTGGCAATTTGCATCTTCTTGTTATTTTAACAATATCTTTTTTTATGCTTCCGGCAATAAAGTTTATAGAGTGGATTTGAATAGTTTTGTACCTTTGGAAACAAAGATTTATGAATATCCTAATCCGTCCAGTAGAATTACAAAGATGAAGTTCCGGCATGAACGTATTGCAGAAATGAGTTTGGATTGGGGGTCAATGGCTTTGACTATAGAAGATCAGCCATATTGGCTGGGTTTGGCAGTAGAACATGCAGACAAGACGGCTTCTCTTGTTGAAATGAGATTGAAACCAAGTGGTGAAGTGTTAAAAGAGGACGGTAATCAAAAAGTTTATGAGTATAAGGGTTTTGAAGGAATTGTTGATATAGGGTATTCTTTCCATCCGACAAATTGATTTTGATATGAGTGTTAAGATTTTTTTGGGGATAGTTTTGTTCCTGTGTGGGTGTGGAAAATTGAATTGCTTTGGGGAGGTGCTTCCTAGAATATCAGATTTTTTGAGTCAAAGTCAAGATTCTAGATATTACGGAGGGCTGTTGCCTATTTATGAAATAGGAGACAGGTATTATTGGCAAATAGCCGACACTCTGTGTGGACGAGATTTTTTAGTAACGACAACTCTGTTGAAAGGTTCTGCTTGTCGAAAAAGATATTCGGAACAACGATATGGATATGGTGGGGATAGATTGGATGTATGTATTTTTCGTCTGAAAAAACGAGGCGATGATATTTTAATGCTACAACCATTTATGCAAGATGTTGTTCATGGCAATAGTAGGGGCTTGAGCGATATTGTGAAGCAAAAAGGGGAAGGGGCTGTGGTGGAATGCCTGAAGGTGGTGGCAAGGGATGAATATGAAGTATTGGTAGATATCACGGATTTATTAGAAAAAAATGAATCCTATTTTGGCTTAGGACGTTTTGAAATGGATTTGGGTATAGGAACTTATGTCCCAGAGAGTTCTTTCTTGAAAGAGGTGTGTTCGTCAGCAAAGAGTCTGACGATTCGTTTTGTAAGAACATGTATGTCTGTTTCTCCTTTTCCAGATCCTTCTGTGAAATCAGAGCCTACACGGTGGGAATATGGTGTTTCATTGTGTCTGTTAGATAAAATACCGATGGAGGGGCGAATTATTGACGATAGAGTAGGTTATTTTACCAATAAAGTAAGGAATTACGATAATGCTGTGTATGACAAAGGAGAGTGTGAGTTCATATCGCGCTGGAAGTTGGTGCCGCATAGTGAACAGTTGGAAGCGTATCTTGGCGGTGATTTGGTGGAACCTATTAAGCCGATAGTATTTTATATTGATAAGCAAATACCTACCTGGCTTTATCCTTATGTGAAGAGGGCTGTAGAAGCATGGCAACCGGCATTTGAACGTGCCGGTTTTAAGAATGCCATATTAGCACGACCAGAACCGATGCGTGAGGAGGACTCTGTTTTTTCTGTAGACAATGCTCGCTATGCTTATATTTCTTATAAGACATCTCCGCTAAAAAATGCTTATGGACCGTCTTCAGTAGACCCCCGTTCCGGAGAAATTTTATGTAGTCATATCGGGATTTTTAATAGTATTTCTGATTTAGTACAGGAACTGTATTTTTGTCAAGCCGGTGCATTAGACTCTTTAGCCAGAAGAATCGTATTACCCGATACTCTTTTGGGGAAATTAATACAGTATGTTGTATGTCATGAGGTAGGACATGCATTAGGTTTGAAGCATAATTTTAGAGGAAGTAGCGTTTTTTCTACAGCATCTTTGCGTGATAAAGAATTTTTGAGAAATAATGGTCACGGGGCATCCATAATGGACTATATGCGTTTTAATTATGCCGTCCAGCCAGAAGATGATGTATCGTTGGATGATTTGATACCTCGAGTGGGAGAGTATGATTGTTTTGCTATAGAATGGGGATATCGTTATTTCCCGAGTGAAGAGGTTGCCCGTAAGAGGTTGTGGGAATGGGTAGATTCAATGGCGCAAAATCCTTTGTATCAGTATGGAGGTGTTGATAAAACAGACGTGTT
Coding sequences within it:
- a CDS encoding zinc-dependent metalloprotease, with the translated sequence MSVKIFLGIVLFLCGCGKLNCFGEVLPRISDFLSQSQDSRYYGGLLPIYEIGDRYYWQIADTLCGRDFLVTTTLLKGSACRKRYSEQRYGYGGDRLDVCIFRLKKRGDDILMLQPFMQDVVHGNSRGLSDIVKQKGEGAVVECLKVVARDEYEVLVDITDLLEKNESYFGLGRFEMDLGIGTYVPESSFLKEVCSSAKSLTIRFVRTCMSVSPFPDPSVKSEPTRWEYGVSLCLLDKIPMEGRIIDDRVGYFTNKVRNYDNAVYDKGECEFISRWKLVPHSEQLEAYLGGDLVEPIKPIVFYIDKQIPTWLYPYVKRAVEAWQPAFERAGFKNAILARPEPMREEDSVFSVDNARYAYISYKTSPLKNAYGPSSVDPRSGEILCSHIGIFNSISDLVQELYFCQAGALDSLARRIVLPDTLLGKLIQYVVCHEVGHALGLKHNFRGSSVFSTASLRDKEFLRNNGHGASIMDYMRFNYAVQPEDDVSLDDLIPRVGEYDCFAIEWGYRYFPSEEVARKRLWEWVDSMAQNPLYQYGGVDKTDVFCQSEDLGFNQMEVNELGIKNMQRLLQMPIWMKEQDEVAKKVMSSRYRGMLIRYQGYINQVLRNLWGVTERRDSLGQKWEFVGMERQQVAYDFLEQYAFTPQHWLFRQDMFSYYGIDERMNWESICWSVVSGLLDKLDSPLFEKYSLGDYLKQVRSSLFREWELNEPVSEERKTLQRRYIWRLKQLAQNGKKSDCRIAIWAEMELQEILALAVKYRNTVTDKFYPESVIVGIRNCIK